From a region of the Zingiber officinale cultivar Zhangliang chromosome 10B, Zo_v1.1, whole genome shotgun sequence genome:
- the LOC122029463 gene encoding ADP,ATP carrier protein 1, mitochondrial, which produces MADQVNHPTVTQKNVRQFHIGSGLTHLVHERHFSTANHMNGGLQSPVLSACRATSDLAMLSSASPILANAPSEKGFTNFAIDFLMGGVSAAVSKTAAAPIERVKLLIQNQDEMIKSGRLSEPYKGITDCFTRTMKDEGFASLWRGNTANVIRYFPTQALNFAFKDYFKRMFNFKKDKDGYWKWFGGNLASGGAAGASSLLFVYSLDYARTRLANDSKAAKKGGERQFNGLIDVYRKTLQSDGIAGLYRGFNISCVGIIVYRGLYFGLYDSLKPVILTGELQDSFFASFALGWVITNGAGLASYPIDTVRRRMMMTSGEAVKYKGSLDAFSQILKNEGPKSLFKGAGANILRAIAGAGVLAGYDKLQLIVFGKKYGSGGA; this is translated from the exons ATGTTCGCCAATTCCACATTGGTTCTGGACTTACACATTTGGTACATGAGAGGCATTTTTCAACTGCAAACCACATGAATGGTGGACTTCAAAGTCCAGTGTTATCTGCATGCAGAGCTACCAGTGATCTTGCAATGTTGTCATCTGCATCGCCTATCCTTGCAAATGCACCTTCAGAAAAAGGATTTACAAATTTTGCCATAGATTTTCTTATGGGTGGAGTCTCTGCAGCTGTTTCCAAAACAGCTGCTGCTCCCATTGAGCGTGTGAAACTTCTAATTCAGAACCAAGATGAGATGATAAAGAGTGGTCGCCTCTCCGAACCCTACAAGGGTATAACAGATTGCTTTACACGGACAATGAAAGATGAAGGTTTTGCATCACTATGGAGAGGCAACACAGCAAATGTCATTCGTTACTTCCCAACTCAG GCTTTAAACTTTGCTTTCAAGGATTACTTCAAGAGGATGTTCAATTTCAAGAAAGACAAGGATGGGTACTGGAAATGGTTTGGTGGAAACCTTGCTTCTGGTGGTGCTGCCGGTGCTTCTTCTCTGCTTTTTGTCTACTCCCTGGATTATGCCAGAACTCGTTTAGCAAATGATTCAAAAGCTGCAAAAAAAGGTGGAGAAAGACAATTCAACGGTCTTATTGATGTTTACAGGAAGACTTTGCAGTCCGATGGCATTGCTGGCCTTTATCGTGGGTTCAACATTTCATGTGTTGGAATCATAGTTTATCGTGGTCTTTACTTTGGATTGTATGATTCACTGAAGCCAGTGATTCTCACCGGAGAACTACAG GATAGCTTCTTTGCTAGCTTTGCTCTCGGTTGGGTGATAACCAACGGTGCCGGGCTTGCATCGTACCCTATCGACACAGTTCGGAGAAGGATGATGATGACCTCAGGAGAGGCTGTCAAGTACAAGGGCTCCCTTGATGCATTCAGCCAAATTCTGAAGAATGAGGGCCCAAAATCTCTATTCAAGGGTGCGGGTGCCAACATTCTCCGTGCCATTGCTGGTGCCGGTGTCCTTGCTGGCTACGACAAGCTGCAGCTGATAGTTTTCGGGAAGAAGTATGGCTCCGGGGGAGCTTAA